One genomic window of Anaerolineae bacterium includes the following:
- a CDS encoding YdcF family protein: MGPDQKLSASEDELTWPETPSAILIMGKRQGTKKENKQLRGRVAMAAALWYSAPQPKPYLLFVASDVHGPARRPDAKVVKSTLLEKFQIPADYLIVRRRANCTMLEVRAARALRRAYGLAQIFAITHLYHAPRAQRYLDEAWLNAAVIPVHPAILAEITFPAEYADLLPELRAMIIASLPGRLDNIREHLIEWLLGLAHTLDRRGRFERQLAWALRPTAYR; this comes from the coding sequence ATGGGACCGGATCAAAAACTCTCTGCGTCTGAAGACGAACTCACCTGGCCTGAAACCCCTTCGGCCATTCTCATTATGGGCAAACGCCAGGGCACAAAAAAAGAGAATAAACAATTGCGGGGCCGGGTGGCTATGGCCGCCGCCCTGTGGTATAGCGCCCCGCAGCCCAAACCTTATCTCCTTTTTGTAGCCTCAGACGTTCACGGGCCGGCGCGTCGGCCCGACGCGAAAGTGGTGAAATCAACCTTGTTAGAAAAATTCCAGATTCCCGCCGACTATCTGATTGTGCGCCGGCGAGCCAACTGCACCATGCTGGAAGTGAGAGCGGCGCGGGCCTTGCGCCGCGCTTACGGCCTGGCCCAAATTTTTGCCATCACCCACCTTTATCACGCGCCTCGCGCCCAGCGTTACCTGGATGAAGCCTGGCTCAACGCCGCCGTTATTCCGGTTCACCCCGCCATCCTGGCCGAGATAACATTTCCGGCGGAGTATGCCGACCTGCTGCCCGAATTACGAGCTATGATTATTGCTTCGTTGCCCGGCCGGTTGGATAATATCCGGGAACACCTTATCGAGTGGTTACTGGGGTTGGCCCATACTCTGGACCGGCGGGGGCGCTTTGAGCGCCAGCTGGCCTGGGCCTTGCGGCCAACGGCGTATCGGTAA